In Parasegetibacter sp. NRK P23, a single genomic region encodes these proteins:
- a CDS encoding response regulator transcription factor produces MTYEFELHNFNDWVAGLAAVFGAPVEKGLMQLPEKYGEGYVLAGPINGDMSYIIQHFTLNDALTLSRKKTDPYSLTLFFNQVQVKDFIEIKTGTDRIYDEARFRSNIFLSSTNYDLDITFSPGTQVRRVGICFNDKMIARYIGKDILFDLFLYTGQQLNNVNRELITMEYKAFLEDIFNTDPRTPLSKLILHNRILLLVETFFQSFIEKMEQDKGIPRKLKEHDLHGLQTVEQLLSNPETEKFPSIENLSKAAMMSTTKLKNRFKEVYGMKLYEFYNRNRLREARRLIESGQYSIKEAGYRIGFTNLSNFSKAFRKEFGFLPSALRENH; encoded by the coding sequence ATGACATACGAATTCGAACTACACAACTTCAACGATTGGGTTGCTGGCCTTGCCGCTGTCTTCGGCGCTCCGGTAGAAAAAGGGCTGATGCAACTTCCTGAAAAATACGGCGAAGGTTATGTGCTTGCAGGTCCGATCAATGGAGACATGTCCTACATCATCCAGCATTTCACCCTCAACGACGCGCTTACACTTTCCCGTAAAAAAACCGATCCGTATTCGCTCACGCTTTTCTTCAACCAGGTACAGGTAAAGGACTTTATCGAAATAAAAACCGGTACCGACCGTATTTACGATGAAGCGCGGTTCCGAAGCAATATTTTTCTTTCCTCCACGAATTATGACCTCGATATCACCTTCTCACCCGGCACACAGGTGCGGCGCGTAGGCATTTGTTTCAATGATAAAATGATCGCGCGGTACATCGGCAAAGACATTCTTTTTGACCTCTTCCTTTATACGGGTCAACAACTCAACAATGTGAACCGGGAACTGATTACCATGGAATACAAGGCTTTCCTGGAAGATATTTTCAATACCGATCCCCGGACGCCCCTGAGTAAACTGATTCTCCACAACAGGATATTGTTGCTGGTGGAGACTTTCTTCCAATCGTTCATCGAAAAGATGGAACAGGACAAAGGCATTCCACGCAAACTGAAAGAACACGACTTGCATGGACTTCAGACCGTGGAACAGTTGCTTAGTAATCCCGAAACTGAGAAATTCCCATCTATCGAAAACCTTTCCAAAGCGGCCATGATGAGCACCACCAAACTCAAGAACCGCTTCAAAGAGGTGTATGGGATGAAACTCTATGAATTTTACAACCGTAACCGGTTGCGTGAGGCGCGTCGGTTAATCGAGTCGGGACAATATTCCATCAAAGAGGCCGGGTACAGGATCGGCTTCACCAACCTGAGTAATTTCTCCAAAGCTTTCAGGAAAGAATTTGGTTTCCTCCCCAGCGCACTACGGGAAAACCACTAA
- a CDS encoding alpha-amylase family glycosyl hydrolase yields MMNYSMLTMAALCCALACNGPAAKPEEKTPEGRAPWLAQSNIYEVNLRQYSPEGSFNAFTAQLPRLKEMGVEILWFMPVTPIGVEGRKMNPGDLGSYYAVKDYKAVSPEFGTENDWKNLVEKAHEAGFKVIVDWVANHTAPDHPWIKAHPDFYMRDSAGTILPPNADWTDTRELNYENPVLRDSMIAAMNWWLATYKIDGFRCDIAEEVPVDFWAQAIPELRKTKQIFMLAEGEKPALHQAGFDATYTWSVFHVLNDIAAGKKNTVFLDSILLDNQSRFPPDALRMYFTSNHDENSWNGTEFERMGAGAETFAVFTQTMDKSLPLIYSGQESANAKRLKFFTRDPIQWGTYEKAPFYKKLLSLRKSNPVFDEGATFSRIASSNPSIFAFVRENKKDKLVVILNFTGENQAFTWDDSSLTGKFTDVFSATGYELNPGTALNLAGWQYLVLENK; encoded by the coding sequence ATGATGAATTACTCCATGCTAACGATGGCGGCGCTTTGTTGTGCGCTTGCCTGTAATGGTCCTGCCGCGAAACCGGAAGAAAAAACGCCGGAGGGTAGGGCTCCCTGGCTCGCTCAGAGCAATATTTATGAGGTGAATCTCCGGCAATACAGTCCCGAAGGTTCTTTTAACGCTTTTACGGCCCAATTGCCCCGCCTCAAAGAAATGGGCGTGGAAATATTATGGTTCATGCCCGTTACGCCGATTGGCGTGGAAGGCAGGAAAATGAATCCCGGCGACCTCGGCAGTTATTATGCGGTAAAAGATTACAAAGCGGTAAGCCCGGAATTCGGGACAGAAAATGACTGGAAAAACCTGGTGGAAAAGGCCCACGAAGCCGGGTTTAAAGTGATCGTTGACTGGGTGGCCAACCATACGGCCCCGGATCACCCCTGGATAAAGGCACACCCGGATTTCTACATGCGCGACAGTGCAGGAACCATTCTTCCGCCCAATGCAGACTGGACAGATACCCGTGAACTGAATTATGAAAACCCCGTTCTCCGCGACAGTATGATCGCGGCCATGAACTGGTGGCTCGCAACCTACAAGATTGACGGGTTCCGCTGTGATATCGCGGAAGAAGTGCCGGTTGATTTCTGGGCGCAGGCCATCCCCGAACTTCGCAAGACCAAACAGATTTTCATGCTGGCTGAAGGAGAAAAGCCCGCCCTGCACCAGGCCGGGTTCGATGCCACCTACACCTGGTCCGTGTTCCATGTCCTGAACGATATTGCCGCAGGAAAGAAAAACACCGTTTTCCTGGACAGTATTTTACTGGACAACCAATCCCGTTTTCCACCGGATGCGCTTCGGATGTACTTCACTTCCAACCACGACGAGAACAGCTGGAACGGAACCGAATTTGAAAGAATGGGCGCCGGCGCGGAAACATTCGCGGTATTTACCCAAACCATGGATAAAAGTCTGCCCCTGATTTACAGCGGACAGGAATCCGCCAACGCAAAAAGGCTGAAATTCTTCACACGCGATCCCATTCAGTGGGGAACCTATGAAAAAGCGCCATTCTACAAGAAATTGCTTTCGCTCCGCAAATCCAATCCCGTTTTTGACGAGGGCGCTACTTTCAGCAGAATAGCTTCTTCCAATCCTTCCATATTCGCATTCGTGCGGGAAAATAAAAAAGACAAACTGGTGGTGATCCTGAACTTCACAGGAGAGAACCAGGCATTCACATGGGACGACAGCAGCCTGACCGGTAAGTTTACGGATGTTTTCAGTGCAACCGGTTACGAGTTAAATCCAGGCACCGCACTGAACCTTGCCGGCTGGCAATACCTGGTGCTGGAAAATAAATAG
- a CDS encoding tryptophan 2,3-dioxygenase family protein, with translation MQQNAMYYGTYLHLDKILDSQHPVSFEDGQEPAHDEMLFIVIHQAYELWFKQILFEMDYILSIFRKEKIEDHSEDLNLVFHRMERIQRILELLNQQVHILDTMTPLDFLDFRNLLTPSSGFQSLQFRLIEARLGLQMEKRHQYDYYKRTNEGGFTPHDYNAINQAESGESLLQLINRWLERMPFFEAEHWKSYESKYLNKEKKHPFWNDYRYIYQSGLTEHEAAKIYDFDAVFFDHIPEEVSAEEKERLQGARASLSAKAMRAALFIMMYRDFPVFQHSFRILDGLVDIDHHLAGWRHKHFMMVRRMIGMRVGTGNTSGAGYLQGALNRHYIFRDIAGLSTFLIRRKSLPALPPELISRLQNQS, from the coding sequence ATGCAACAGAACGCCATGTACTACGGAACTTATCTTCATCTCGATAAAATACTGGACAGCCAGCATCCCGTTAGCTTTGAAGACGGACAGGAGCCCGCGCACGATGAAATGCTCTTCATCGTGATCCACCAGGCCTACGAACTCTGGTTCAAACAAATACTTTTCGAAATGGACTATATCCTTTCCATTTTCAGAAAAGAAAAGATAGAAGACCATTCCGAAGACCTGAACCTGGTATTTCACCGCATGGAACGCATTCAACGCATACTGGAACTGCTGAACCAGCAGGTGCACATCCTGGATACCATGACCCCACTCGATTTCCTTGATTTCAGAAACCTGCTTACGCCCTCCTCCGGCTTCCAGAGCCTTCAGTTCAGGCTGATAGAAGCCAGGCTTGGATTGCAGATGGAAAAACGCCACCAATATGATTATTACAAACGCACAAACGAGGGCGGCTTCACCCCACACGATTACAATGCCATCAACCAGGCGGAATCAGGAGAAAGCCTGTTGCAACTCATTAACCGCTGGCTCGAAAGGATGCCCTTCTTTGAAGCGGAACACTGGAAATCGTATGAATCCAAATACCTCAACAAAGAAAAGAAACATCCTTTCTGGAACGATTACCGGTATATCTATCAGTCTGGCCTAACCGAACATGAAGCGGCCAAGATATACGATTTTGATGCCGTTTTCTTCGACCATATTCCCGAAGAAGTGAGTGCCGAGGAAAAAGAGCGTTTACAGGGGGCTAGGGCATCCCTTTCCGCAAAAGCCATGCGGGCAGCACTGTTTATCATGATGTACCGTGATTTCCCCGTGTTCCAGCATTCTTTCCGGATACTGGACGGACTTGTTGATATAGACCACCACCTGGCAGGCTGGCGGCACAAACATTTCATGATGGTACGCAGGATGATCGGCATGCGGGTGGGAACCGGGAACACCTCCGGCGCAGGCTACCTCCAGGGCGCATTGAACAGGCATTATATCTTCCGCGACATTGCGGGACTATCCACTTTCCTGATCCGGAGAAAAAGCCTGCCGGCGCTGCCTCCGGAACTGATCAGCCGATTGCAGAACCAATCCTAA
- a CDS encoding Gfo/Idh/MocA family protein: MLRIGVFGTGHLGKFHLNNWQQIEGTELVGFYDPNDDTAKEVSEKYNIARFLDPTVLMDAVDAVDIVAPTPFHFELCQAAIRKGKHIFVEKPLANTMDEARELLKLVAESKVKLQVGHVERFNPAFQAAQKMNLNPMFIEVHRLAQFNPRGTEVSVILDLMIHDIDIILTLVKSDVKNIYASGIAVMTDTPDIANVRIEFNNGCVANLTSSRISMKKMRKIRLFQKDAYIGIDFLEKKTEVIRLKTPEDTSAFTFDLETPAGVRTIAIDAPPVEDGNAIRMELEAFRDAIGNNTRTQVNEIDGFAAMEVAHQILHKIRHSTPKDE; encoded by the coding sequence ATGCTACGAATAGGCGTTTTTGGAACAGGGCACCTCGGGAAATTCCACCTCAACAACTGGCAGCAGATCGAAGGAACGGAACTGGTGGGATTTTACGATCCCAATGATGATACCGCGAAAGAAGTAAGTGAGAAATACAATATCGCACGCTTCCTGGATCCTACCGTACTGATGGACGCCGTGGATGCCGTGGATATTGTGGCCCCTACGCCATTTCATTTTGAACTCTGCCAGGCTGCCATCCGCAAGGGCAAACATATTTTTGTGGAGAAACCCCTCGCCAATACGATGGACGAGGCACGTGAACTCCTGAAACTGGTAGCCGAATCGAAAGTAAAGCTCCAGGTTGGACATGTGGAAAGGTTCAACCCCGCTTTCCAGGCCGCACAAAAAATGAACCTGAACCCTATGTTCATTGAAGTGCACCGCCTGGCCCAGTTCAATCCAAGGGGAACAGAAGTAAGTGTGATCCTTGACCTGATGATCCATGATATCGACATCATTCTTACCCTCGTAAAAAGCGATGTAAAAAATATTTACGCCAGCGGTATCGCCGTAATGACCGATACCCCTGACATTGCCAACGTACGCATCGAATTCAACAACGGCTGCGTGGCCAATCTTACTTCCAGTCGCATTTCCATGAAGAAGATGCGAAAGATCAGGCTGTTCCAGAAAGACGCCTACATTGGCATCGACTTCCTGGAGAAAAAGACGGAAGTGATCCGGTTGAAAACACCGGAAGACACTTCGGCTTTCACCTTCGACCTTGAAACACCAGCGGGTGTGCGCACCATCGCCATAGATGCACCGCCGGTGGAAGACGGCAACGCCATCCGCATGGAACTGGAAGCTTTCAGGGATGCCATCGGGAACAACACACGCACACAGGTAAACGAAATAGATGGATTCGCGGCCATGGAAGTGGCCCACCAGATTCTTCATAAAATCCGCCATTCCACGCCCAAAGACGAATAA
- a CDS encoding sugar transferase: MSARTVKATHYLISDTCSAMAAWLLFAVYSNHFSPGITATQYGLLLVTAGWLLLYYSSGSYRNIYQKSRISEALNTFFLTVAGAGILLLILSLPGILNHNVDFNSFYMYWAPHFALTLAGRVLILETMKRQILSKKIVFPTLLVGNGPSALKTWKNSRRNLSNTGYHYSGYLALNGQHNDLPGERLEKLGDQSSLEEVLKRENIKLVIIATEPNQKQLVEALLPRLISREVEIKIIPSDIDLLTGAVRTESMYGLPLVDIRFGGMPYWQQNIKRLTDVVLSFFGLFVLSPFFLLIAILVRKSSPGPVFYRQERIGWKGKPFYIIKFRSMFQDAEKSGPQLSSENDPRITRWGRIMRQWRIDELPQLWNVFKGDMSLVGPRPERKYYIDQLSTHTPYYTFLFKMKPGLTSWGMVQYGYAENVQQMLERLPYDLLYIESCSLLLDFKILIHTFRIILMGKGK; the protein is encoded by the coding sequence ATGAGCGCCCGCACAGTGAAAGCCACGCATTACCTTATCTCTGATACCTGCTCCGCAATGGCGGCATGGCTGTTGTTTGCTGTGTACAGCAATCATTTTTCACCTGGCATCACCGCTACTCAATATGGACTACTGCTCGTCACTGCCGGATGGCTGCTGTTGTATTATTCATCCGGCTCATACAGGAATATCTATCAAAAATCAAGGATCAGCGAAGCACTCAACACGTTTTTCCTCACAGTTGCAGGGGCAGGAATTTTACTCCTTATACTTTCTCTTCCCGGAATCTTGAACCACAATGTGGATTTCAATTCCTTCTATATGTACTGGGCGCCGCATTTCGCACTTACCCTGGCAGGGCGGGTATTGATTCTGGAAACGATGAAAAGGCAAATCCTTTCCAAGAAGATTGTCTTCCCCACACTGCTGGTAGGAAACGGCCCATCAGCTTTAAAAACCTGGAAAAACTCGCGCAGGAACCTCAGCAATACCGGGTACCATTACAGTGGATACCTGGCATTGAATGGGCAGCACAATGATCTGCCTGGGGAACGCCTCGAAAAACTCGGGGACCAATCGTCGTTGGAAGAGGTGTTAAAACGGGAGAACATTAAACTGGTGATCATCGCCACCGAACCCAACCAGAAACAACTGGTGGAAGCATTGCTCCCAAGACTGATATCCAGAGAGGTGGAAATCAAAATCATTCCTTCCGATATCGATCTCCTGACGGGAGCCGTCCGTACTGAAAGCATGTATGGATTACCGTTGGTTGATATTCGCTTCGGCGGTATGCCTTACTGGCAACAGAACATCAAACGCCTTACAGATGTTGTACTGTCATTTTTCGGACTGTTTGTGCTTTCTCCTTTTTTTCTGCTTATCGCTATACTAGTGAGAAAATCTTCGCCCGGACCGGTATTTTACCGCCAGGAAAGAATTGGCTGGAAGGGCAAACCTTTTTACATCATCAAGTTCCGCTCCATGTTCCAAGATGCGGAAAAGAGCGGTCCGCAATTATCTTCAGAAAACGATCCCCGCATTACCCGCTGGGGTCGCATTATGCGGCAATGGCGGATAGACGAGCTGCCGCAGCTTTGGAATGTATTCAAAGGAGACATGAGCCTGGTGGGGCCGCGCCCGGAAAGAAAGTATTATATCGACCAGCTTTCCACCCATACCCCTTATTATACCTTTTTGTTCAAAATGAAACCGGGATTAACCTCCTGGGGCATGGTGCAATACGGTTACGCGGAAAACGTACAACAGATGCTGGAGCGGTTGCCCTACGACCTTTTGTACATTGAAAGTTGCTCGCTCCTGCTTGATTTTAAGATTTTGATCCATACCTTTCGGATCATTCTGATGGGGAAAGGGAAATAA
- a CDS encoding M1 family metallopeptidase, giving the protein MRIFIPLLLLLPCISFGQHYWQQRTDYQLEVTLNDREHTLDGTVKIRYTNASPDTLNYIWFHLWPNAYKHDKTAFSDQLLLLDRTDFYFSKPADKGYINRLDFKVNGITAQTEDHPSFIDVLRVDLPSPLPPGSSVDISTPFHVKIPAYISRLGHVGQQYLITQWYPKPAVYDAAGWHPMPYLEQGEFYAEFGNFDVKIHLPEDYVVAAGGTLLNKPVVAAPEMEQVKKTVKQQQKTLPSSVKKTDPDTVVTPSSSQLNTWHFQLENSSDFAWFAGKKWIKQEELITLPSGKNITLQVYFQPWVADRWKPAMRYAERAIRFYSGYLGDYPYPTFSVVAAPGKRFTGMEYPAITLISSQKDTALLQQVIAHEAGHNWFQAAIGSNERLHPWMDEGLNTWVEQQYLREYDVLKEDQKGIYQQEQFFLHQLFKAKLDQPIAIPAEKFSGTNYGLVTYKKTAQWLNAMQQKVGQPAMQEAFRKYYESWKFKHPTPNDLKETLETSTGKDFKTYFDLLDKKGAIPSRDSAGRKRIKLTGFFNQKNTDSLQYISLMPVPGYNANDGFMPGLLVHNYQLPMPAFRFMLAPVYGTQSGQWNGLAKAAYHQYRDARLKEWSAGISYTTFSTSRYDAGSEKFYFRMQRFMPELNFKFGTGNPLEKIEKSIRFRHYSFREESLLFQRQIIGNDTSFVPGRATGSRYLNQLSFQLDNNRVLYPYTAALVLEQMQDLLKLGFTGTYFFNYPTLKKQGLQARFFAGKIIYPGEVSLSKRFRNSRYHLNMTGPKGDEDYTYSDYFIGRNDFEGFRSQQIMVRDGAFKVRTDLLSSKVGKTDDWLAALNLVTDVPSKLNPLQVLPVKIPLKLFLDIGTYAEAWDPQTPESEAKFLYDAGLQFSLFREALNIYVPLFYSKVYRDYFNSTLGDKKFWKTISFSIQLQALQPRKWMPGIGL; this is encoded by the coding sequence ATGCGCATCTTTATCCCGCTGCTGCTTTTACTTCCCTGCATTTCTTTTGGCCAGCATTACTGGCAGCAGCGTACCGATTACCAGTTGGAGGTAACACTCAACGACCGTGAACATACCCTTGATGGCACCGTTAAAATACGGTATACCAATGCGTCCCCTGATACGCTGAATTATATTTGGTTCCACCTCTGGCCCAACGCCTATAAGCATGATAAAACAGCCTTCAGCGACCAACTGTTACTGCTCGACAGAACAGATTTCTATTTTTCAAAACCCGCAGACAAAGGATACATCAACCGGCTTGATTTTAAGGTGAACGGGATCACCGCACAAACGGAGGACCATCCTTCTTTTATTGATGTACTTCGTGTCGACTTACCTTCTCCTTTACCACCAGGTTCATCCGTCGACATCAGTACGCCCTTCCATGTGAAAATTCCAGCGTATATTTCAAGGCTTGGACATGTTGGACAGCAGTACCTGATCACACAGTGGTACCCCAAGCCCGCGGTATATGATGCAGCCGGCTGGCACCCGATGCCTTATCTTGAGCAGGGTGAGTTCTATGCTGAATTTGGCAACTTTGACGTGAAAATTCATTTGCCGGAAGATTATGTGGTAGCCGCCGGCGGAACGCTTTTGAACAAGCCAGTAGTAGCTGCGCCTGAAATGGAACAGGTGAAAAAAACTGTAAAACAGCAGCAAAAAACGTTGCCGTCCTCCGTTAAAAAAACGGATCCGGATACGGTGGTCACACCCTCTTCTTCCCAACTGAACACCTGGCATTTCCAACTGGAGAACAGCTCCGATTTCGCCTGGTTTGCCGGGAAGAAATGGATCAAACAGGAAGAACTAATCACATTGCCTTCCGGGAAAAACATTACCCTCCAGGTATATTTTCAACCCTGGGTGGCCGACCGGTGGAAGCCGGCCATGCGTTACGCCGAAAGGGCCATCCGTTTTTATTCCGGCTATCTTGGCGACTACCCCTACCCGACTTTTTCCGTGGTAGCAGCTCCGGGCAAACGCTTCACCGGCATGGAATACCCCGCCATCACATTGATCAGTTCACAAAAAGATACTGCCCTTCTTCAGCAGGTGATCGCACATGAAGCAGGACACAACTGGTTCCAGGCCGCGATCGGTTCCAACGAAAGGCTACACCCCTGGATGGATGAGGGATTGAATACCTGGGTAGAACAACAATATCTGCGGGAATATGATGTATTGAAAGAAGACCAGAAAGGCATTTACCAACAGGAGCAATTCTTTCTCCACCAGCTTTTCAAAGCGAAACTGGACCAGCCTATCGCTATCCCTGCTGAAAAATTTAGTGGAACAAACTACGGGCTTGTTACTTATAAAAAAACAGCGCAATGGCTGAACGCCATGCAGCAAAAAGTTGGACAACCCGCCATGCAGGAAGCTTTCAGAAAATATTACGAATCATGGAAATTCAAACATCCTACTCCCAATGATCTGAAAGAGACATTAGAAACCAGTACCGGAAAAGACTTCAAAACTTACTTCGACCTCCTGGATAAAAAAGGGGCTATCCCCTCCCGCGATTCAGCTGGTAGAAAACGCATTAAACTCACCGGGTTCTTCAACCAGAAAAACACCGATTCCCTCCAGTATATTTCACTGATGCCGGTGCCTGGTTACAACGCGAATGACGGCTTTATGCCCGGGTTGCTGGTCCACAATTACCAACTGCCCATGCCCGCGTTCCGTTTTATGCTGGCACCGGTTTATGGCACACAAAGCGGTCAATGGAACGGACTTGCGAAAGCCGCGTACCACCAATACCGCGATGCACGGCTCAAAGAATGGAGCGCCGGTATCAGCTATACCACTTTCTCCACTTCCCGCTATGATGCAGGCAGCGAAAAGTTTTATTTCAGGATGCAAAGGTTCATGCCGGAACTCAATTTTAAATTCGGCACCGGAAACCCTTTGGAGAAAATAGAGAAAAGCATCCGGTTCAGGCATTACAGTTTCAGGGAAGAAAGCCTGCTCTTTCAACGACAAATCATCGGCAACGATACGAGTTTCGTTCCCGGCCGTGCCACCGGTTCGCGGTACCTGAACCAGCTTTCCTTCCAACTGGACAACAACCGGGTACTATATCCCTACACCGCCGCGCTGGTGCTGGAACAAATGCAGGACCTCTTAAAACTCGGCTTTACGGGAACTTATTTCTTCAATTATCCCACCCTCAAAAAGCAGGGATTACAAGCCAGGTTCTTCGCCGGAAAAATCATTTATCCCGGTGAAGTCTCTCTTTCCAAACGTTTCAGGAACAGCCGTTACCATTTGAATATGACCGGTCCGAAAGGTGACGAGGACTATACTTACAGCGACTATTTCATCGGCAGGAATGACTTTGAAGGTTTCCGCTCCCAACAGATCATGGTCAGGGATGGCGCCTTCAAAGTAAGAACGGACCTGTTGAGCAGTAAAGTGGGCAAAACCGACGACTGGCTGGCGGCACTGAACCTGGTGACTGATGTACCTTCCAAACTCAACCCGTTGCAGGTGCTGCCCGTTAAAATCCCCCTCAAACTCTTCCTGGATATCGGTACTTACGCGGAAGCATGGGACCCGCAAACACCTGAATCTGAGGCAAAGTTCCTGTATGACGCGGGACTACAGTTCTCGCTGTTCCGTGAGGCACTGAATATTTACGTCCCCCTCTTCTACAGCAAAGTATACCGGGATTATTTCAACTCCACACTGGGCGATAAAAAATTCTGGAAAACCATTTCATTCAGCATCCAGCTCCAGGCCTTACAACCCCGGAAATGGATGCCGGGCATCGGATTATAA
- a CDS encoding 2-C-methyl-D-erythritol 4-phosphate cytidylyltransferase → MKKYAVIVAGGSGQRMNSQIPKQFLPIKGKPLLYYALDTFLASYEDMHIILVLPEEFLDMGKEIIDGFFDPSRVTITVGGRTRFHSVQNGLALIDEESVIFVHDGVRCLLSTTLVRRCFDAALEFGTAIPAIPCKDSVRMLLEDGNEAVDRSSLVLIQTPQTFHSKILLPAFQIDYKEKFTDEATVVEAFGLKVHLVEGEENNFKITTPLDLLLAEQLIG, encoded by the coding sequence GTGAAAAAATATGCAGTAATAGTAGCCGGCGGAAGCGGCCAGCGTATGAACAGCCAGATCCCCAAACAGTTCCTGCCCATCAAAGGGAAGCCGTTGCTTTATTATGCCCTCGATACTTTCCTCGCCAGTTATGAGGACATGCACATTATTCTCGTGCTGCCCGAAGAATTCCTGGATATGGGCAAAGAGATCATCGACGGGTTCTTCGATCCTTCCCGCGTAACCATCACCGTTGGCGGAAGAACACGTTTCCACTCCGTGCAGAACGGGCTTGCGTTAATTGACGAGGAATCCGTGATCTTTGTGCACGACGGGGTACGATGCCTGCTCTCCACCACACTGGTGCGCCGTTGTTTCGACGCGGCCCTTGAATTCGGTACCGCCATACCCGCCATTCCCTGTAAAGACAGTGTACGCATGTTGCTGGAAGACGGCAACGAGGCGGTTGACCGCTCCAGCCTGGTACTCATTCAAACGCCCCAGACTTTCCACAGCAAAATATTGTTACCTGCCTTCCAGATCGATTACAAAGAGAAGTTCACGGATGAAGCCACCGTGGTAGAAGCCTTCGGACTGAAAGTACACCTCGTGGAAGGAGAAGAGAACAATTTCAAGATCACTACGCCGCTTGACCTTTTGCTGGCAGAACAATTGATCGGTTAA
- a CDS encoding glycosyltransferase family 9 protein yields MSTRILVIRFSALGDVAMTVPVLRCALQQYPQLELVVVSRAAFKPLFEGLERTQFVSADLKGKHKGLGGIARLSGELTGTGIRVVADLHNVLRSRILGFFLQLRGIRLKRIDKGRSEKKALTRKGAKLLKQLPSSHERYAAVFSKAGFPIDLSASTSEQRFNQPPFLMEEGVNHIGIAPFAQHQEKRYPLEAMEKVIQSLVGEKSNRVYIFGGGKQEVEQAMQWEKAFPGLISLAGKYTLAEELSVMKRLTIMVSMDSANMHLASLVGTRVVSVWGATHRFAGFYGWKQELKDIVETELYCRPCSVFGNKPCYRGDHACMNNIAPEQIIAKIKDQRAFEAVKP; encoded by the coding sequence ATGTCGACCAGGATACTGGTAATACGATTTTCGGCCCTCGGCGATGTTGCCATGACCGTTCCCGTATTGCGTTGTGCCTTGCAACAGTATCCGCAACTGGAACTGGTAGTGGTGTCCCGCGCCGCTTTCAAACCTTTGTTCGAAGGCTTGGAACGCACGCAGTTTGTATCCGCCGACCTGAAAGGGAAGCACAAGGGATTGGGCGGTATCGCCAGACTTTCGGGGGAACTAACGGGAACTGGTATCCGTGTTGTTGCCGATCTGCACAATGTTTTACGGTCAAGGATATTGGGATTCTTCCTGCAATTGCGGGGTATCAGACTGAAGCGAATCGATAAAGGCAGGAGCGAAAAAAAAGCGCTCACGCGAAAAGGCGCGAAATTGCTGAAACAACTGCCCAGCTCCCACGAAAGGTATGCGGCGGTATTCAGCAAGGCAGGCTTTCCGATCGACCTTTCTGCTTCTACTTCTGAACAACGTTTCAATCAGCCGCCGTTCCTGATGGAGGAGGGTGTTAATCATATCGGCATCGCGCCTTTTGCCCAACACCAGGAGAAAAGGTACCCATTGGAAGCCATGGAAAAAGTGATCCAATCACTTGTGGGTGAAAAAAGCAACAGGGTGTATATCTTCGGGGGCGGAAAGCAGGAAGTGGAACAGGCCATGCAATGGGAGAAAGCCTTTCCCGGCTTAATTTCCCTGGCAGGAAAATATACCCTGGCAGAAGAACTTTCGGTGATGAAGCGTTTGACCATCATGGTGAGCATGGACTCCGCGAACATGCACCTGGCTTCACTTGTTGGAACACGGGTGGTGTCCGTATGGGGCGCCACGCACCGCTTCGCCGGGTTTTACGGCTGGAAACAGGAACTGAAGGATATCGTGGAAACCGAATTGTATTGCCGGCCATGTTCTGTGTTCGGCAATAAACCTTGTTACCGCGGCGACCATGCCTGCATGAACAACATCGCCCCGGAACAGATTATCGCAAAAATTAAAGACCAACGCGCCTTTGAGGCGGTGAAACCATAA